In one Marispirochaeta aestuarii genomic region, the following are encoded:
- a CDS encoding antibiotic biosynthesis monooxygenase produces MIELQIFLEVLPGKEEKLKITFRDIFVPAVSIQQGFISVHLLKYGNAMRCYQIQLRFETEQMRLAWVASDEHQDSFPRLAELCSSVSWQGFELVN; encoded by the coding sequence ATGATTGAACTGCAGATATTTCTTGAGGTACTCCCGGGAAAAGAAGAAAAGCTGAAAATTACTTTTCGTGATATCTTTGTTCCGGCTGTTTCAATTCAGCAGGGGTTTATTAGTGTTCACCTGCTCAAGTACGGGAATGCCATGCGCTGCTATCAAATTCAGCTACGTTTTGAAACAGAACAGATGCGCCTGGCCTGGGTGGCCTCCGATGAACATCAGGATTCATTTCCCAGACTCGCTGAACTATGCAGCTCTGTAAGCTGGCAGGGCTTTGAGCTGGTGAATTAA